From the genome of Chanos chanos chromosome 5, fChaCha1.1, whole genome shotgun sequence, one region includes:
- the cyp17a2 gene encoding cytochrome P450 17A2, giving the protein MPVVDMLALSSVTLLFCCLAVALVAMSMKWMLGRRHSSRMCETVPCLPTVPFLGSLLSLRSPLPPHLLFTQLASRYGGLFGLFLGPHYTLVVSEIDPVREVLLQKGREFAGRPKMVTTELLTRGGKDIAFADYSPLWKSHRRLVHASFSLFGEGSSKLQTIVLEAADSLCVDLQACRGQPLDLSMPLMGAVTNVVCRLVFSSSYQPHDPELLTVMEYNDGIVQTIARGGLVDIYPWLRIFPNKDLARLRECVSVRDKLLSKKLEEHKKTLIPGEPRDLLDALLIGQKGSGDESDITDDHVLMTAAEAFGAGVETTSTTLLWTIAFLLHHPQVQEQIHAELDECVGRDRPPCLSDRSMLPFLESVVCEVMRIRPVSPILIPHVAMQDTSIGGHHVPKGTRVLVNMWAIHHDPKQWEQPDHFKPERFLDTEGKRLTPSCFLPFGAGPRVCVGESLARMELFLFVSRLLQRFSFSVPPGASLPDLKGRYGVVLQPLSYTVTVTPRH; this is encoded by the exons atgcctGTGGTGGACATGCTGGCCCTCTCCTCGGTTACCCTGTTGTTCTGTTGCCTAGCTGTTGCACTGGTTGCCATGTCGATGAAGTGGATGCTGGGCCGGCGTCATTCATCGAGGATGTGTGAGACTGTGCCATGCCTGCCGACGGTACCTTTCCTGGGCAGTTTACTGAGTCTGCGCTCCCCACTGCCCCCACACCTGCTCTTCACCCAGCTGGCCAGCAGATACGGGGGTTTGTTTGGTCTCTTCCTGGGTCCACACTACACACTGGTGGTCAGTGAAATCGATCCGGTGAGAGAGGTGCTGTTGCAGAAAGGCAGGGAGTTTGCTGGGCGCCCAAAAAtg GTGACAACAGAGCTGCTCACTCGAGGGGGCAAGGACATTGCGTTTGCAGATTACAGCCCCTTATGGAAGAGCCATCGGCGACTAGTACACGCCTCATTCAGTCTGTTTGGAGAAGGATCCAGCAAACTGCAGACTATTG TTCTGGAGGCCGCAGACAGCCTGTGTGTGGACCTCCAGGCATGTAGGGGGCAGCCTTTAGACCTCAGCATGCCTCTAATGGGAGCAGTCACTAATGTTGTGTGTAGGCTGGTCTTTAGCTCCTCCTACCAGCCACATGACCCGGAGCTCCTCACAGTTATGGAGTACAATGATGGCATCGTTCAGACCATCGCAAGAGGAGGATTAGTGGACATCTATCCCTGGTTAAGG ATTTTCCCTAATAAGGATTTAGCCAGActgagagaatgtgtgtctgtaagggATAAACTACTGAGCAAGAAACTAGAGGAGcacaag AAGACCCTTATCCCTGGGGAGCCGCGAGACTTACTGGATGCtctcctgattggtcagaaaGGGTCAGGTGACGagagtgacatcacagatgATCATGTTCTGATGACAGCTGCAGAGGCCTTTGGTGCTGGAGTGGAGACCACTTCAACAACTCTGCTGTGGACCATTGCTTTCCTACTGCATCATCCACAG GTACAGGAGCAAATCCATGCTGAACTGGATGAGTGTGTGGGCAGGGACCGCCCCCCGTGTTTGAGTGACAGGTCCATGCTGCCCTTCCTGGAGAGCGTGGTATGTGAAGTCATGAGGATCCGCCCAGTCAGCCCAATCCTCATCCCTCATGTTGCCATGCAGGACACCAG TATAGGAGGGCATCATGTTCCTAAAGGCACTAGGGTGCTTGTCAACATGTGGGCTATTCATCATGACCCAAAACAGTGGGAGCAGCCAGACCATTTTAAACCAG AGCGTTTCCTTGATACAGAAGGCAAAAGGTTAACCCCATCCTGTTTCCTGCCATTTGGGGCTGggccacgtgtgtgtgtgggtgaatcACTGGCAAGAATGgagctctttctgtttgtcagtcGACTACTCCAGCGTTTCAGCTTCAGTGTTCCACCAGGGGCTTCTTTACCTGACCTGAAGGGGCGCTATGGCGTAGTGCTGCAGCCTCTGTCCtacacagtaacagtgacaCCACGACACTGA
- the LOC115812450 gene encoding alpha-1D adrenergic receptor-like, with amino-acid sequence MEQTFSNLSGPVCAGITLSFRSVVVGLFLTVFISFAIVGNILVILSVLCNRHLRTVTNFFIVNLAVADLLLSLMVLPFSATMEVLDCWVFGRAFCNVWAAVDVLCCTASILSLCMISIDRYIGVKHCLTYPTIVTERRAAMALVVLWCASMVVSIGPLMGWKEPPPSDDHECNITQEPGYALFSSLLSFYLPLTIILAMYFRIYVVARRTTDSLEAGLKRERENTVEIVLRIHCRSALEEPMHTPGRSHLFNRSLSTRLKRFSREKKAAKTLAIVVGVFILCWLPFFLVLPLGSLFPRLKPSENVFKLVFWLGYFNSCVNPLIYPCSSLEFRRAFSQLLRSFACSAALRHSARH; translated from the exons ATGGAGCAGACTTTCTCCAACTTATCCGGACCCGTCTGTGCCGGTATCACTCTATCGTTCCGCAGCGTCGTGGTCGGTCTATTTCTGACAGTCTTCATCTCGTTTGCCATTGTTGGGAACATACTTGTGATATTATCTGTTCTGTGCAACCGTCACTTGCGGACTGTGACAAATTTCTTTATTGTAAATCTTGCCGTGGCAGACCTTTTGCTCAGCTTAATGGTTCTGCCGTTTTCTGCGACTATGGAAGTGCTTGACTGTTGGGTTTTTGGCCGTGCTTTCTGCAACGTCTGGGCAGCCGTGGATGTTCTCTGTTGTACAGCGTCAATTCTCAGCCTCTGCATGATTTCGATCGACCGTTACATCGGAGTGAAGCACTGTCTAACGTACCCGACCATTGTAACAGAGCGACGCGCAGCAATGGCACTGGTGGTGCTCTGGTGCGCTTCCATGGTCGTATCAATCGGTCCATTAATGGGCTGGAAGGAGCCGCCACCCTCGGATGACCACGAGTGCAACATAACGCAGGAACCGGGCTATGCACTGTTCTCCTCCCTGCTTTCCTTCTACTTACCACTGACAATTATCCTTGCGATGTATTTTCGTATATATGTCGTGGCACGGCGGACCACTGACAGTTTAGAAGCCGGGTTGAAGCGCGAGCGAGAGAACACTGTAGAGATTGTGCTGCGGATCCACTGCAGAAGCGCACTGGAAGAGCCGATGCATACACCGGGGAGAAGCCACCTGTTCAACAGGTCGTTGTCCACACGCTTAAAAAGGTTTTCTCGGGAGAAGAAAGCGGCAAAAACTCTGGCTATAGTGGTCGGTGTGTTCATACTCTGCtggcttcctttttttctggtgttGCCTTTGG GCTCTTTGTTCCCAAGGCTGAAGCCATCAGAGAATGTGTTTAAGCTGGTATTCTGGCTTGGTTACTTCAACAGCTGCGTGAACCCTCTCATCTACCCCTGCTCCAGTTTGGAGTTCAGAAGAGCTTTCAGCCAATTACTTCGCTCTTTCGCCTGCTCGGCCGCGCTCCGGCACTCAGCCAGACATTAG
- the egr4 gene encoding early growth response protein 4, translated as MLNTVDFSTLDFLCGALDNVASTPLAPEQDQNQGTCVKIETESTFTTGCGLLQPKVEPLDSGFFSDPNDCANDDLPPSPLAYTGSFYTECGEIPPCSADALLNMITEIVGISSAPMSDDLSQSLCSGTSRGGSLFRQESIGSTASSTPSLGSPEPLCPDFKDDLSDSGILQKQFPVTVKTEFDSSSHGCSLFDELNTSADRLTNPTDDLNDIIDLLSPLCPETDSPCALDTWIKQEPMAFPHTDAQKFTGSCDVGYTNTTLSEALDSLLYASTLMPRNRAQVNKVAGRNRRGAVREKPFTCPVESCERRFSRSDELNRHVRIHTGHKPFQCRVCMRCFSRSDHLTTHMRTHTGEKPFSCDVCGRRFARSDERKRHGRVHLKQREKMQQKTELLASCAFSLPPFM; from the exons ATGCTGAATACAGTGGATTTCAGCACTCTGGACTTCCTCTGTGGAGCGCTGGACAACGTTGCTAGTACTCCTCTTGCACCAGAACAAGACCAAAACCAGGGCACGTGTGTGAAAATTGAAACAGAATCCACATTCACTACCG GCTGTGGACTTTTACAGCCGAAAGTCGAACCTTTAGATTCGGGGTTTTTCTCTGACCCGAATGACTGCGCAAATGACGACCTGCCGCCTTCTCCGCTGGCCTACACCGGCAGCTTCTACACTGAATGCGGCGAGATCCCCCCGTGCAGCGCAGACGCACTGCTCAACATGATTACCGAAATCGTTGGTATCTCCTCAGCTCCCATGTCTGACGATCTGTCCCAGTCTCTGTGCTCTGGAACATCCCGCGGAGGCTCACTCTTCCGCCAGGAGTCTATAGGTTCCACAGCCAGCTCTACGCCTTCTCTTGGTTCTCCAGAACCTCTCTGCCCGGACTTCAAAGATGATCTCTCCGACAGTGGGATCCTACAGAAGCAGTTCCCTGTGACTGTCAAGACGGAATTTGATAGTAGCTCCCATGGATGCAGTCTGTTTGATGAGCTAAACACATCAGCTGATCGCCTCACGAACCCGACCGACGACTTGAATGACATTATTGACCTGCTTTCCCCTCTTTGTCCCGAGACAGACTCCCCGTGCGCACTGGACACTTGGATCAAACAGGA ACCCATGGCTTTCCCTCACACTGACGCTCAGAAGTTCACTGGCTCGTGCGATGTGGGCTACACGAACACTACGCTCTCTGAGGCCCTGGACTCACTACTTTATGCGTCAACGCTCATGCCTAGGAACAGAGCTCAAGTGAACAAAGTAGCGGGTCGCAACAGGAGAGGCGCCGTGCGAGAAAAACCTTTCACATGCCCAGTGGAAAGCTGTGAGCGGCGCTTTTCCAGATCAGACGAGCTCAACCGCCACGTgcgcattcacacaggccaCAAACCCTTCCAGTGCCGCGTGTGTATGCGTTGTTTCAGCCGCAGTGACCATTTGACAACCCATATGAGAACGCATACCGGCGAGAAACCCTTCTCCTGCGATGTCTGTGGTCGCCGCTTTGCGAGAAGTGATGAGAGGAAAAGGCATGGGCGTGTGCACCTGAAGCAGCGAGAGAAGATGCAGCAGAAGACAGAACTCCTCGCCTCGTGCGCCTTCTCTTTACCGCCATTTATGTGA
- the LOC115812451 gene encoding F-box only protein 41, with product MRGFAGIQTSKGALVPLHPQQECSVLGPNEPGFPLRLDLLSVLGLASSSQLQYIDLPQSQIFIQRQITQSSSPLPSSSSTSLSPVMTVALSPRLEQAGSKSASAQLRMPWLGRLAVEARLQQLAMEVQERISIRLGVLQEELKRRTKEVQEAKRESDRLEKEKQEVEERAAELSRQVDVSVEMLAGLRKELMQREEALSLKHQELCQLDRFVRDTALREFSAKARLQSFIEDLLERAERAEQQLQNLHTHASSQNTRTHTPLISPNGSTAGSKASAYQRSYSVSGMSRHLYQQSDHHVYPHSRMRTLSVGSMGCEGDYEGLTAPLEAQYYHVLCGAGRRYPERAPESPRWGLQTLVSTEGESDSWSLYTAESLQEEWRQEHIHSPALYRTYSKTDDSVIHCPSCRQGNGHHYPRAGESVMCVEHLRMRAGLFCVFSYLDTRALLTAAEVCRDWRSVARHPAVWTRVTLENARISSKFLVTLSQWCSQTHTLVLQNLKPRARGKKESKDDYLKNTRGCLEEGLEAVLKSAGQNLTYLSVSHCPYVLTDRALWLVSCYCRALHTLTYRSSSDPVGQEVIWALGAGCRVISSLYIAPLQPCQQPGRFSNRCLQTIGRCWPNLRQVGVGGAGCGIQGLTSLVRNCVCLCVLELDHMSEMGQEGAAQLCREGLQQLHTLIFTSTPVTPKAILHFNSVCVNLRCIVVQISIADYFEDSESDEAKKLFEEKVNDLQALRKRPGLSEVLHLRVDGLC from the exons ATGCGCGGGTTCGCTGGAATTCAG ACTTCCAAGGGGGCTCTGGTCCCTCTCCATCCCCAGCAAGAGTGTTCTGTCCTGGGACCAAATGAACCAGGCTTCCCCCTGCGCTTGGATCTCCTCAGTGTTCTGGGTTTGGCGTCCTCATCCCAGCTCCAATACATAGACCTTCCACAAAGTCAGATCTTTATCCAAAGGCAAATTACACAGtcttcctcccccctcccctcctcctcctccacctctctttctccagtcaTGACGGTGGCCCTGAGCCCTAGGCTGGAGCAGGCAGGGTCAAAGTCAGCCTCAGCCCAGCTGAGGATGCCTTGGCTGGGTCGACTGGCGGTGGAGGCAAGACTGCAGCAACTTGCTATGGAGGTGCAGGAGCGGATCTCCATCCGTTTAGGAGTGCTTCAGGAGGAGTTGAAGAGGAGGACCAAGGAGGTACAagaagcaaaaagagaaagCGACAGgcttgagaaagagaaacaggaagtggaggagCGTGCTGCGGAACTTTCTCGGCAggtggatgtgtctgtggagaTGTTGGCAGGCCTGAGAAAAGAACTGATGCAAAGAGAGGAAGCACTCAGTCTAAAACATCA agagTTGTGTCAGTTAGACAGGTTCGTGAGGGACACTGCGTTGAGGGAGTTCAGTGCTAAAGCTCGCCTACAGAGCTTTATTGAGGATCTGCTGGAGCGTGCAGAGAGAGCCGAACAGCAGCTTCAgaaccttcacacacacgccagttcacagaacacacgcacacacacaccgctgatATCTCCCAACGGCAGCACCGCAGGCTCAAAGGCAAGTGCATATCAG agaAGTTATAGCGTGTCAGGGATGTCACGACATCTGTACCAGCAGAGCGATCATCATGTCTATCCCCACAGCAG GATGAGGACTCTGTCAGTGGGTTCGATGGGGTGTGAGGGTGACTATGAGGGACTGACTGCACCCCTGGAGGCTCAGTATTACCACGTGCTGTGCGGGGCGGGGCGGAGGTATCCGGAGCGGGCGCCCGAGTCTCCGCGATGGGGCCTTCAGACCCTGGTTAGCACTGAGGGGGAATCAGACAGCTGGTCTCTCTACACAGCCGAGTCTCTACAggaggagtggagacaggaGCATATACACAGCCCAGCGCTGTACAGGACATACAGTAAAACAg ATGACTCTGTAATCCACTGCCCGTCCTGTCGGCAAGGGAACGGCCATCATTATCCCCGGGCGGGCGAGTCTGTCATGTGTGTGGAGCACTTAAGGATGAGAGCGGGgctcttctgtgtgttttcttatcTGGACACACGAGCACTCCTTACAGCagctgag gTGTGCAGAGACTGGAGGAGTGTTGCACGTCACCCGGCTGTGTGGACCAGGGTCACGCTGGAGAACGCACGCATTTCATCTAAG TTCTTAGTCACTCTGTCTCAGTGGTGTAGTCAGACCCACACTCTAGTTCTGCAGAACCTGAAACCAAGGGCACGCGGCAAAAAGGAGAGCAAAGATGATTACCTGAAAAACACAAG GGGCTGTCTAGAGGAGGGACTTGAGGCTGTGCTGAAGTCAGCTGGACAGAATCTGACTTACCTCagtgtctctcactgtccataTGTCCTCACCGACAGAGCTCTGTGGCTGGTCAGCTGCTACTGCCGAGCCTTACACACTCTCACGTACAG gagCTCGTCAGACCCGGTTGGTCAGGAGGTGATTTGGGCTTTAGGAGCAGGCTGCAGAGTTATCAGCTCTCTGTACATAGCACCTCTGCAACCCTG TCAGCAGCCTGGTCGCTTTAGTAACAGATGCTTACAGACAATAGGTCGATGTTGGCCTAACCTACGTCAGGTGGGAGTAGGTGGGGCTGGGTGTGGTATCCAGGGACTAACCTCACTGG tgaggaactgtgtgtgtttgtgtgtgttggagctGGACCATATGAGTGAGATGGGTCAGGAAGGAGCTGCCCAGCTGTGCAGAGAGGGACTGCAgcagctacacacactcatctttACTTCAACACCGGTCACTCCTAAAGCCATACTGCACTTTAACA gtgtgtgtgtgaacctcaGGTGTATTGTGGTGCAGATCAGTATTGCTGATTATTTTGAAGATTCTGAGAGTGATGAAGCTAAGAAACTCTTTGAGGAAAAGGTCAACGACCTTCAG GCTTTGAGAAAGAGACCAGGCCTCTCTGAGGTCCTTCATTTAAGAGTGGATGGACTCTGTTAA